The Nitrogeniibacter aestuarii genome has a window encoding:
- a CDS encoding Crp/Fnr family transcriptional regulator — translation MTQNAEYTSCQHCPLRARNCFHSASGETLEFIDSFKENEKQLSAGNAIVREGERSNSLFTLLDGWAFRFRSLSDGRRQILNFLLPGDFIGLQERVGEDSPVGVEMITAGRICVFPHGKLWNLFQQQPSLGYDITWLSANAELIVDENLVSVGQRRAMERIGMLLIHLFRRSELLGLTDGDMLRLPLTQQHMADAMGLSLVHTNKSLKRLRDLGLVDWRPGTLRLGNLTQLQRLADYHALPPRHRPLI, via the coding sequence GTGACCCAAAACGCTGAATACACTTCATGTCAGCACTGCCCGCTCAGGGCACGCAACTGTTTTCATTCGGCCAGCGGCGAGACGCTGGAATTCATCGACAGCTTCAAGGAGAACGAGAAACAGCTCTCCGCCGGCAACGCCATCGTCCGTGAAGGAGAACGCAGCAACTCGCTGTTCACGCTGCTCGATGGATGGGCCTTCCGGTTCCGCAGTCTGTCGGACGGCCGCAGGCAGATTCTCAACTTCCTGCTTCCGGGCGATTTCATCGGCCTGCAGGAGCGCGTCGGCGAAGACTCGCCCGTGGGCGTCGAGATGATCACGGCGGGCCGCATCTGCGTTTTCCCGCACGGGAAACTGTGGAACCTGTTTCAGCAACAGCCATCGCTGGGCTATGACATCACCTGGCTGAGCGCCAACGCTGAACTCATCGTCGACGAAAATCTGGTGTCCGTGGGTCAACGCCGTGCCATGGAGCGCATCGGCATGCTGCTCATCCATCTGTTCCGGCGCTCGGAACTGCTCGGACTGACTGACGGTGACATGCTTCGCCTGCCTCTGACACAACAGCACATGGCCGACGCCATGGGGCTGTCACTTGTTCACACCAACAAATCGCTCAAGCGCCTGCGTGACCTGGGCCTTGTCGACTGGCGTCCCGGCACACTCCGGCTGGGCAATCTGACACAACTTCAAAGACTTGCGGATTACCACGCACTTCCACCGCGGCACCGACCGCTCATTTAA
- a CDS encoding BLUF domain-containing protein — protein sequence MMVGSESLYQLVYTSRLAFDASVSSVADICRVARVRNDQDGVTGLLIFDGLRFCQYLEGARDKVRALAQVICEDVRHEQFMILHEGEFSGPRLFNDWSMGYALTDDEDMLSSVLGMRGVSTVQAVQGLVPRLDLQP from the coding sequence ATGATGGTCGGGTCAGAATCACTTTATCAGCTTGTTTATACAAGCCGGCTGGCATTTGATGCCAGTGTCAGCAGCGTGGCGGACATCTGCCGGGTCGCGCGTGTGCGCAACGATCAGGACGGTGTCACGGGGCTGCTCATCTTCGACGGCTTGCGCTTCTGCCAGTACCTGGAAGGGGCGCGTGACAAGGTTCGGGCATTGGCCCAGGTGATCTGTGAAGACGTGAGACACGAACAGTTCATGATTCTTCATGAAGGCGAGTTCAGCGGTCCGCGGCTCTTCAACGACTGGTCGATGGGCTATGCCCTGACCGACGACGAGGACATGCTGTCGTCCGTGCTGGGCATGCGTGGTGTTTCCACAGTGCAAGCGGTGCAGGGCCTGGTGCCAAGACTCGACTTGCAACCCTGA
- a CDS encoding cation:proton antiporter: MSAAGWYVLIGAVLISMGLLACRLRGLAITSAVVYLGVGVLIGPTVFGLFHFNPLKQAHLLEVITEIAVLMSLYTCGLKLKVPIRSRLWRVPFRLATISMVIGIALVAALAHWGLDMPWGAAILIGAVLAPTDPVLATDVQVRHPGDNDRLRFGLTAEAGLNDGTAFPFVMLGLGLLGLHDIGSGGAWVVRDVVWACVAGLALGAGLGVATGRLIFFMRRRHLNAVFMADFIGLGLIALANGLALAISAYAFLAVFAAALAVRQTEQYLLSRHLDTPQGEAIRSAGLVDRSMHFNEQLERIGEVLLILLLGGSLFLNSWSWEAVLVAAFVFFVARPVGVYVGLWRADVTRKAKHYMAWFGVRGIGSLYYLMYAIAHGLPKELGLQLLSITLIVVTLSIIVHGMSVTPLMRRYAQPA, translated from the coding sequence ATGAGCGCAGCGGGTTGGTACGTTCTCATTGGTGCAGTTCTCATATCCATGGGTCTGCTCGCCTGTCGGTTGCGCGGGCTGGCCATCACCAGCGCCGTGGTCTATCTGGGGGTGGGGGTGCTCATCGGCCCGACCGTTTTCGGGCTGTTTCACTTCAACCCGCTCAAGCAGGCGCATCTGCTCGAGGTCATCACCGAAATTGCGGTGCTCATGTCGCTTTACACCTGCGGCCTGAAGCTCAAGGTGCCGATCCGGTCACGGCTGTGGCGGGTGCCGTTCCGGCTGGCGACCATTTCGATGGTGATCGGCATTGCTCTTGTGGCGGCGCTCGCCCATTGGGGGCTGGATATGCCCTGGGGGGCGGCGATACTGATCGGTGCCGTGCTTGCGCCGACGGATCCGGTGCTGGCGACGGATGTGCAGGTCCGCCATCCCGGCGACAACGATCGGCTTCGCTTTGGGCTGACGGCCGAAGCGGGTCTCAACGATGGCACGGCCTTCCCGTTCGTGATGCTCGGCCTCGGTTTGCTGGGCCTGCATGACATCGGCAGTGGCGGTGCCTGGGTGGTTCGCGACGTGGTGTGGGCCTGTGTTGCCGGCCTTGCGCTCGGGGCAGGGTTGGGGGTGGCCACCGGACGGCTGATCTTCTTCATGCGCCGCCGGCATCTGAACGCCGTCTTCATGGCCGACTTCATCGGTCTGGGCTTGATCGCGCTGGCTAACGGATTGGCATTGGCGATTTCGGCTTATGCCTTCCTGGCTGTCTTTGCTGCCGCGCTGGCGGTTCGGCAGACCGAGCAGTATCTGCTGTCTCGACACCTCGATACGCCTCAGGGCGAGGCGATTCGCTCCGCGGGCCTGGTGGATCGTTCAATGCATTTCAACGAGCAGCTCGAGCGCATCGGTGAAGTGCTGCTCATCTTGCTGCTGGGAGGCAGTCTGTTTCTCAACTCGTGGAGCTGGGAAGCGGTGCTGGTGGCCGCCTTCGTGTTCTTCGTGGCACGGCCGGTCGGGGTCTATGTTGGACTGTGGCGGGCGGATGTCACCCGAAAGGCCAAGCATTACATGGCGTGGTTCGGCGTGCGGGGTATCGGCTCGCTCTACTACCTGATGTATGCGATTGCGCATGGCCTGCCCAAAGAGCTTGGCCTGCAATTGCTGTCGATCACGCTGATCGTCGTGACCCTCTCGATCATCGTGCACGGTATGAGCGTTACGCCGTTGATGCGCAGGTACGCGCAGCCGGCCTGA
- the opgC gene encoding OpgC domain-containing protein, translated as MSTPLPAAQPSSRLWQLDALRGLMLVLMTLTHVPTRLTQPMGQPFGFVSAAFGFVFISGMLVGRVHGRRLLSQGVDVVRSALVRRAGLVYLCHIGLLGLLFFILPLTGVVPEKGPLPGMMWFFQMDPWAAVLGGMALIHQPGLLDILPMYVVFLLVSPLILAALAKGYWRSVAGFTVGLWLFAQTGLAGQWYDAFVASTGFPIIRGATGAFDLLAWQLVWTTGLLGGWAMANGWTPNVGRWPAGWVIGALTFAAIGFAWRHAIGQIPFPEHEALNAWFDKWHMGPLRLLNATALLLLVLRFGPRGETAARLTRPLQFLGKASLPVFCTHAVVAMLVLGIAGDEIRDRAYLIDVAILAVTFSALFAAAWVAGRRRKPVRPAARTCASTA; from the coding sequence ATGTCGACTCCCCTGCCCGCCGCCCAGCCAAGTTCGCGCCTGTGGCAGCTCGACGCATTGCGCGGCCTCATGCTCGTCCTGATGACGCTGACGCACGTGCCGACGCGCCTGACGCAGCCCATGGGACAACCCTTCGGGTTTGTGTCGGCCGCGTTCGGCTTCGTGTTCATTTCGGGCATGCTGGTCGGCCGGGTTCACGGCCGACGTCTGCTCAGCCAGGGTGTGGACGTCGTACGCAGCGCGCTGGTGCGTCGTGCGGGGCTGGTCTATCTGTGCCACATCGGCCTGCTGGGATTGCTGTTCTTCATCCTGCCATTGACGGGCGTCGTACCCGAAAAAGGGCCGCTGCCCGGCATGATGTGGTTCTTCCAGATGGATCCCTGGGCTGCCGTGCTCGGCGGGATGGCACTGATCCATCAACCCGGCCTGCTCGACATCCTCCCCATGTACGTGGTGTTCCTGCTCGTCAGTCCGCTGATCCTGGCTGCGCTGGCCAAGGGCTACTGGCGCTCTGTCGCCGGTTTTACGGTCGGCCTGTGGTTGTTCGCTCAGACCGGACTCGCTGGGCAGTGGTACGACGCATTTGTCGCGTCGACAGGGTTTCCCATCATTCGCGGCGCCACCGGTGCTTTCGACCTGCTGGCATGGCAACTGGTCTGGACCACCGGCCTGCTGGGCGGCTGGGCGATGGCCAACGGCTGGACGCCCAACGTCGGTCGCTGGCCCGCCGGGTGGGTGATCGGCGCGCTCACCTTCGCTGCGATCGGCTTCGCCTGGCGCCATGCGATCGGGCAGATCCCCTTCCCCGAGCATGAAGCCCTCAACGCCTGGTTCGACAAATGGCACATGGGGCCGTTACGCCTGCTGAACGCGACCGCCCTGCTTTTGCTGGTGCTGCGCTTCGGGCCGCGCGGAGAAACGGCAGCGCGTCTGACCCGACCGCTCCAATTTCTGGGCAAAGCCTCCTTGCCGGTGTTCTGTACCCATGCGGTGGTCGCCATGCTCGTTCTGGGGATCGCGGGCGACGAAATTCGCGACCGCGCATATCTGATCGATGTCGCCATCCTCGCGGTGACTTTTTCCGCCCTGTTTGCCGCCGCGTGGGTGGCGGGCCGGAGACGCAAACCCGTCAGGCCGGCTGCGCGTACCTGCGCATCAACGGCGTAA
- a CDS encoding alkene reductase: MDTIFWPLEAGSLVLKNRIVMAPLTRCRAGESHMPNALMAEYYAQRASAGLIVAEATMAIAGNSAFWKEPGIYSEAQVDAWRQVTDAVHARGGKIVLQIWHGGRACHPLLNGGITPVAPSALAIVGEEVHTPEGKQPYTLPRALETDEVPDIVAGFAQAADNAIAAGFDGVEVHGANGYLIDQFLRDGSNVRDDIYGGSREARAKFLFDVLDAVCERIGSDKVGLRLSPLNGFNDMRDSDPVGLTAWLTARLGRFNLAYLHMMRADFKGEQQGDVLAAVRENYPGVVIANMGYTPEEAKAAVGAGQLDAVAFGVPFIANPDLVERIELGAPLAEANPKTFYSDGPEGYTDYPTLETAHA; encoded by the coding sequence ATGGACACCATATTCTGGCCGCTGGAAGCGGGTTCGCTCGTTCTGAAGAACCGCATCGTGATGGCACCGCTGACCCGCTGCCGCGCAGGTGAGTCCCATATGCCGAACGCACTGATGGCCGAGTACTACGCCCAGCGGGCCAGCGCCGGGCTAATCGTGGCCGAGGCCACCATGGCCATCGCGGGAAACTCGGCCTTCTGGAAGGAGCCGGGCATCTACAGTGAAGCGCAGGTGGACGCCTGGCGGCAGGTGACCGATGCGGTGCATGCACGCGGGGGCAAGATCGTACTGCAGATCTGGCACGGCGGCCGGGCCTGCCACCCCCTGCTCAACGGTGGCATCACGCCCGTGGCGCCAAGCGCGCTGGCCATTGTCGGTGAGGAGGTGCACACCCCCGAAGGCAAGCAGCCCTACACCCTGCCGCGTGCCCTTGAGACGGATGAGGTGCCCGATATCGTGGCCGGATTTGCCCAGGCCGCCGACAATGCGATTGCGGCCGGTTTTGATGGTGTCGAGGTGCATGGTGCCAACGGCTATCTGATTGACCAGTTCCTGCGCGACGGCAGCAACGTGCGTGACGACATCTACGGTGGCAGCCGCGAGGCGCGCGCCAAATTCCTCTTTGATGTGCTCGATGCCGTCTGCGAACGCATCGGCAGTGACAAGGTCGGCTTGCGCCTGTCTCCGCTCAATGGCTTCAACGACATGCGCGACTCCGACCCGGTGGGGCTGACGGCCTGGCTGACCGCCAGGCTCGGGCGTTTCAACCTGGCGTATCTGCACATGATGCGCGCTGACTTCAAGGGTGAGCAGCAGGGCGATGTACTTGCTGCGGTGCGCGAAAACTATCCGGGCGTGGTCATTGCCAACATGGGCTATACCCCTGAAGAGGCCAAGGCCGCGGTCGGTGCCGGCCAGCTCGACGCGGTCGCCTTCGGTGTGCCCTTCATCGCCAATCCCGATCTGGTCGAGCGCATCGAGCTTGGCGCGCCCCTGGCCGAGGCCAATCCGAAGACGTTCTATTCCGATGGCCCCGAGGGGTACACCGATTACCCCACCCTCGAAACCGCGCACGCTTAA
- a CDS encoding TonB-dependent receptor family protein, with protein sequence MSGHHHRRKFFTLKPVVACVAAAWLMPAGLAIAADDAALDTVVVSGSRTPTESFELPYSVDAVGREDITEGQLGVNASESLIAVPGLVVQNRQNYAQDLQISVRGFGARAAFGVRGVKLIADGIPATNPDGQGQVATFNLDVADRIEVLRGPFSTVYGNHAGGVIQLFTRDPAEKPQVSGRVIAGSFDTFKIGIGAEGTKNDIGYLLDLSHFETDGYRDHSDAVRDQAFAKLLFKPDEDSKLTIVANSLNQDDTKDPKGIDWDQYRNDPASVDDSALNYDTRKDISHAQAGATYQRNVGPHRLEVSAYAGQRHVMQVLSIPFFLQNPVTRPGNSGGIVDFDREFAGFGARWTHNIELDEKLLSLTAGLDYDWMQDDRRGFQNFVGSTLGVKGALRRDEVDTLTSIDPYLQASLEAGRWTLSAGVRHSRVEFDVNDKFLSNGDDSGEQTYSRTTPTIGVMFRATDDLHFYASAGTGFETPTFGEVSYSSGTGTLNLGLKPATSEQFEVGLKAQLPLRTRLNAAVFQVNTDNEVVVESSAGGRTVYQNAGKTLRQGVEIALDSKITDALSARASFTHMRAVYDESFVSNSTTIDEGNRIPGIPATMLFTELAYAHPAGVKAAIEGIYRSNVEVHDLNQDRAAPSYAIFNVRITAEQKHGPWTLGQMIRFDNIFDRGYVGSVVVGDSNGRYYEPGSGAAWYAGANATYQF encoded by the coding sequence ATGTCAGGACATCATCATCGCCGGAAATTCTTCACGCTCAAGCCCGTGGTCGCGTGTGTTGCCGCGGCCTGGCTGATGCCGGCGGGCTTGGCCATCGCGGCAGATGACGCGGCGCTCGACACCGTGGTGGTGAGCGGCTCGCGAACCCCCACCGAAAGCTTCGAGCTACCGTATTCAGTCGATGCCGTCGGCCGAGAGGACATCACCGAGGGGCAACTCGGGGTGAACGCGTCGGAGTCGCTCATTGCCGTCCCCGGCCTGGTCGTCCAGAACCGTCAGAACTACGCGCAGGACTTGCAGATTTCGGTCCGCGGCTTCGGTGCCCGGGCCGCGTTCGGCGTACGTGGCGTCAAGCTGATCGCCGACGGCATTCCGGCCACCAACCCGGACGGTCAGGGCCAGGTGGCAACCTTCAATCTGGACGTTGCCGATCGCATCGAGGTGCTGCGCGGCCCCTTCTCGACGGTCTACGGCAACCATGCGGGCGGCGTGATTCAGCTATTTACGCGTGATCCGGCAGAGAAGCCGCAAGTGAGCGGTCGTGTCATTGCCGGCAGTTTCGATACCTTCAAGATCGGTATCGGGGCCGAGGGCACAAAGAACGACATCGGCTACCTGCTCGATCTTTCCCATTTCGAGACCGACGGATATCGAGATCACAGCGACGCTGTGCGCGATCAGGCTTTTGCCAAGCTGCTCTTCAAGCCTGACGAAGACAGCAAACTGACGATCGTCGCGAACAGTCTGAATCAGGACGACACCAAGGACCCCAAAGGAATCGATTGGGACCAGTATCGGAACGACCCCGCATCGGTCGACGATTCCGCACTCAATTACGACACGAGAAAGGACATCTCCCACGCGCAGGCTGGCGCAACCTACCAACGCAACGTCGGCCCTCATCGACTCGAGGTCTCTGCCTACGCGGGGCAGCGCCATGTCATGCAGGTGCTGTCGATTCCGTTCTTCCTTCAGAATCCGGTCACACGCCCGGGCAACTCCGGTGGGATCGTCGATTTCGATCGGGAATTTGCCGGCTTTGGCGCGCGCTGGACGCACAACATCGAGCTGGATGAGAAGCTGCTCAGTCTGACTGCTGGCCTTGACTACGACTGGATGCAGGACGATCGCCGGGGTTTCCAGAACTTCGTCGGATCGACGCTCGGCGTGAAGGGCGCTCTGCGCCGGGATGAAGTCGACACCTTGACCAGCATCGACCCTTATCTCCAGGCCAGCCTTGAAGCAGGTCGATGGACGCTCTCGGCGGGTGTGCGCCACAGTCGCGTTGAATTCGACGTGAACGATAAGTTTCTCTCGAACGGCGACGACAGCGGCGAGCAGACGTATTCACGCACCACCCCCACGATTGGCGTGATGTTCCGTGCCACCGACGACCTGCATTTCTACGCCAGTGCGGGCACGGGTTTCGAGACCCCCACGTTCGGTGAAGTCTCGTATTCGAGTGGTACCGGCACACTCAATCTTGGTCTGAAGCCAGCCACGAGCGAACAGTTCGAGGTCGGCTTGAAGGCACAGCTGCCCCTCAGAACCCGACTGAACGCCGCGGTTTTCCAGGTCAATACCGACAACGAAGTCGTGGTGGAAAGCTCCGCCGGGGGCCGCACCGTATACCAGAACGCCGGCAAGACCCTCCGTCAAGGTGTCGAGATCGCACTCGACAGCAAAATCACCGACGCGCTGAGCGCGCGGGCCAGCTTCACACACATGCGTGCGGTCTACGACGAGAGCTTTGTGAGCAACAGCACCACCATCGACGAGGGCAACCGCATCCCCGGCATTCCGGCAACTATGCTCTTTACCGAGCTTGCCTATGCGCACCCGGCAGGCGTCAAGGCGGCGATCGAAGGGATCTACCGCAGCAACGTCGAGGTTCATGACCTGAACCAGGATCGTGCGGCACCGTCCTATGCGATCTTCAACGTGCGTATCACGGCTGAACAGAAACACGGACCGTGGACACTCGGACAGATGATTCGCTTCGACAACATCTTCGATCGTGGCTACGTCGGATCTGTCGTTGTCGGCGACTCGAACGGCCGCTACTACGAACCTGGATCGGGTGCGGCCTGGTACGCCGGGGCTAACGCCACCTACCAGTTCTGA
- a CDS encoding DUF6976 family protein: MSEHVIEALPGGLMEVSAAADLIKKGEFVVVAGDAELLDKLPKGNWIGGTIPYFMGPRGGECSKKQVYVTRVGGPSDKPVIKVYDVTNIENLCLEAPDNGYSLIILPAFSPIHAHYARNAPGFEDMFVKPVIGWVSGVHLEQLADAVPKVYDGTRGVAESDAAVVMHVALPANCYARVDIINGMQQGSGPTIKFPNTGFSATTATIDGKEQNLAEFLTRNNIDTKLPLVADYCGAMINVSIKGVDAKEGRVDFYAPVFSDSEYRMAEGDIPQLNEGEGKGTTFSCNCILNYLYGNLEGKRTANFTGPMTFGEIAYLLLNQTLVHMSIVRD, translated from the coding sequence GTGTCTGAACATGTGATTGAGGCGTTGCCCGGTGGGCTCATGGAAGTGTCTGCAGCGGCAGACCTGATCAAGAAGGGTGAGTTCGTTGTCGTGGCCGGTGATGCCGAATTGCTCGACAAACTGCCCAAGGGAAACTGGATCGGTGGCACGATCCCGTACTTCATGGGGCCGCGCGGCGGCGAGTGCTCCAAGAAACAGGTCTATGTGACCCGTGTGGGTGGCCCGTCCGACAAGCCGGTCATCAAGGTCTATGACGTCACCAACATCGAGAATCTCTGCCTGGAGGCGCCGGACAATGGCTACAGCCTGATCATCCTGCCCGCGTTCTCTCCGATTCACGCGCATTACGCGCGCAACGCCCCCGGCTTTGAAGACATGTTCGTCAAGCCCGTGATCGGCTGGGTTTCGGGGGTGCATCTCGAACAGCTGGCCGATGCCGTACCCAAGGTCTATGACGGCACGCGGGGCGTGGCCGAGTCCGACGCCGCGGTTGTCATGCATGTGGCGTTGCCGGCCAACTGCTACGCACGTGTCGACATCATCAACGGCATGCAGCAAGGCAGCGGACCGACCATCAAGTTTCCGAACACCGGTTTTTCGGCCACGACGGCAACCATCGATGGCAAGGAGCAGAACCTCGCCGAGTTCCTCACCCGGAACAACATCGATACCAAGCTGCCGCTGGTGGCCGACTACTGCGGTGCGATGATCAACGTGTCGATCAAGGGTGTCGATGCCAAGGAAGGGCGGGTCGATTTCTACGCCCCGGTGTTCTCCGACTCCGAGTACCGGATGGCCGAGGGAGATATCCCGCAGCTGAACGAAGGCGAAGGCAAGGGCACCACTTTCTCGTGCAACTGCATCCTCAACTATCTGTATGGCAATCTCGAAGGCAAGCGGACCGCGAATTTCACCGGCCCCATGACCTTTGGCGAAATTGCTTACCTGCTGCTCAACCAGACACTGGTGCACATGAGCATCGTCAGGGACTGA
- a CDS encoding AAA family ATPase: protein MKDTTASMSLPDRLRQIIATLKHGLVERDEAVRLVLLAALAGEHSLLIGPPGTAKSELARRLHRVFEEAPYFERLLTRFSVPEELFGPLSISALEQDRYERQTRGFLPEASIAFIDEVFKANSAILNALLTLLNEREFDNGAGRQRCPLVSVVGATNEVPDDEVAEAFFDRFLVRLTVAPVSNEGFMDLLSLPAALKTPCIDAPLSEADRSALTKAADAVVMPAEVSELLAELRDFLSARDTAVSDRRWVKIVWLMKTAAASEGRAQVVLWDLCLLPACLASDAETQVEISDWLTTRLGVQAAFLPERVTRAVEAFEAQVMLEQRANDLDFDESGRLRFSPDVVTEDIAEGIAGAIGDAKGGAGATRMTYQRKRRYGQIHIDARTGQIDDLMQRLAAYRETLQACIASLAQFDVQALWMSRAFADAARTHLEGTGAALAQLEARLGQARRSFEALPRLDADPGTVPDPVRFD, encoded by the coding sequence ATGAAAGACACGACCGCCTCCATGTCGCTGCCTGATCGGCTCCGCCAGATCATCGCGACTCTCAAGCACGGCCTCGTCGAAAGAGACGAGGCCGTTCGTTTGGTCCTGCTTGCCGCTTTGGCTGGCGAGCACAGCCTGCTGATCGGCCCCCCGGGGACCGCCAAGAGCGAGCTGGCCCGGCGACTGCATCGCGTCTTTGAAGAGGCGCCTTACTTCGAGCGCCTGCTGACCCGCTTCTCGGTGCCGGAAGAACTCTTCGGGCCGCTGTCCATCAGTGCACTGGAGCAGGATCGCTACGAGCGCCAGACGCGCGGCTTCCTGCCTGAGGCAAGCATCGCCTTCATCGACGAGGTGTTCAAGGCCAACAGCGCCATCCTCAATGCCCTGCTCACCCTGCTCAACGAGCGCGAGTTCGACAACGGCGCAGGTCGTCAGCGCTGCCCCCTCGTTTCGGTGGTCGGGGCCACCAACGAGGTGCCCGACGACGAAGTGGCCGAGGCCTTTTTTGATCGCTTTCTGGTGCGCCTGACCGTGGCGCCAGTCAGCAACGAAGGCTTCATGGATCTGCTGTCGCTGCCTGCGGCCCTTAAAACGCCGTGCATCGATGCGCCGCTGTCGGAAGCGGATCGCAGCGCGCTCACGAAAGCGGCCGACGCGGTTGTGATGCCGGCCGAGGTAAGCGAGTTGCTGGCCGAACTGCGTGATTTCCTCAGCGCCCGCGACACTGCCGTCTCCGACCGGCGCTGGGTCAAGATCGTGTGGTTGATGAAAACCGCCGCCGCCAGTGAAGGACGTGCGCAGGTCGTGCTCTGGGATCTGTGCTTGCTGCCCGCGTGCCTGGCGTCGGATGCCGAAACACAGGTCGAGATTTCCGACTGGTTGACCACACGCCTGGGCGTGCAGGCGGCCTTTCTGCCCGAGCGCGTCACCCGTGCGGTTGAGGCCTTCGAAGCGCAGGTGATGCTCGAGCAGCGGGCCAACGATCTGGACTTCGACGAAAGCGGGCGGCTGCGTTTTTCACCGGATGTCGTGACCGAAGACATCGCCGAAGGCATTGCCGGCGCCATTGGCGATGCCAAGGGCGGTGCTGGCGCCACGCGCATGACCTATCAGCGCAAGCGCCGCTACGGCCAGATCCACATCGATGCCCGCACCGGGCAGATCGATGACCTGATGCAGCGTCTGGCTGCGTATCGCGAGACCCTGCAAGCGTGCATTGCCTCGCTCGCGCAGTTCGATGTGCAGGCGTTGTGGATGAGTCGCGCTTTTGCCGATGCCGCCCGGACCCACCTGGAGGGCACGGGCGCGGCCTTGGCGCAGCTCGAAGCGCGACTGGGACAGGCTCGCCGGAGTTTCGAAGCCTTGCCGCGTCTCGACGCCGATCCGGGCACGGTGCCCGACCCCGTCCGCTTCGATTGA
- a CDS encoding VWA domain-containing protein yields the protein MAAARPAPPSPRLFAELEARLADLDALPRGLWLGGLTNSQGTVEPRLRQLLALRLALIEGVLPSADDWRWPDGQIAHPLRAIIERLSLVSYLVDQGGLVDTVLQSLLFHLDFIVDYQDRGATPERALQMALEAFEADWQDRRSEIDELINVFGSLPDDGKNTRWDHMRGLLRSAGWQEVMRIRKLIERLPELSRLIRSLGRARPTDDLDTGRLRSTPTMMPATALRTRTRTVHVPHLPGETRGVERSDRIARMLPIESTLLGHRKLRLIWHARRAERTLLTYEDDDRMEEVVTEEAPVWLPDPAPQPEKRQEMGPMLICVDTSGSMQGGAEAVAKATVLEAVRHAHAQKRDCHVFAFGGPDEVVEMRLSVDTDGIERITRFLGQAFRGGTDICGPIGRCIDKVSEQEWELADLLLATDGEFGATAELAARLDEAKKTRGLRVQGVLIGDRETIGLLEIADDIFWVRDWRRYGASDADSPVHSKSLTSIYFPGALRTPENRDSTRTGSDASAALRAGERNRVPRKDPKS from the coding sequence ATGGCGGCGGCCAGGCCTGCCCCTCCGTCGCCCAGACTGTTTGCCGAGCTCGAAGCCCGGCTGGCAGATCTTGACGCGCTGCCACGCGGCCTCTGGCTGGGTGGGCTGACCAATTCCCAGGGCACGGTCGAGCCGCGCCTGAGACAGCTGCTGGCGCTGCGTCTCGCGCTCATTGAGGGGGTGCTGCCATCGGCTGATGACTGGCGCTGGCCCGATGGACAGATTGCCCATCCCTTGCGAGCAATCATCGAGCGCCTGTCGCTGGTGTCCTATCTTGTTGATCAGGGGGGCCTAGTCGATACGGTGCTCCAGAGCCTGCTGTTTCACCTCGATTTCATCGTCGACTACCAGGATCGGGGCGCCACGCCCGAGCGCGCCCTGCAGATGGCGCTCGAAGCCTTCGAGGCCGACTGGCAAGACCGGCGCAGCGAGATCGACGAGCTCATCAACGTGTTCGGCTCGCTTCCGGATGACGGCAAGAACACCCGCTGGGATCACATGCGCGGGCTGCTGCGTTCAGCCGGCTGGCAGGAGGTGATGCGCATCCGCAAGCTCATCGAGCGGCTGCCGGAGCTCTCGCGCCTGATCCGTTCGCTGGGGCGCGCGCGCCCGACGGACGATCTCGACACCGGCCGGCTGCGCAGCACGCCGACCATGATGCCGGCCACCGCACTGCGTACGCGAACGCGCACCGTGCATGTACCGCATTTGCCCGGTGAGACACGCGGGGTGGAGCGCTCGGATCGCATCGCCCGCATGTTGCCGATCGAATCGACGCTGCTCGGGCACCGCAAACTGCGGCTGATCTGGCATGCCCGCCGGGCCGAGCGCACGCTGCTCACCTATGAAGACGATGACCGCATGGAAGAGGTGGTCACCGAAGAAGCGCCGGTGTGGCTACCCGACCCCGCCCCTCAACCCGAAAAGCGTCAGGAGATGGGTCCGATGCTCATCTGTGTGGATACCTCAGGGTCCATGCAGGGCGGTGCCGAAGCGGTCGCCAAGGCCACGGTGCTTGAGGCCGTGCGCCATGCCCATGCGCAAAAACGCGATTGCCATGTGTTCGCCTTTGGTGGTCCGGACGAAGTGGTGGAGATGCGCCTGTCGGTCGATACCGACGGGATCGAGCGCATCACCCGTTTTCTGGGGCAGGCCTTTCGGGGTGGCACGGACATCTGCGGCCCGATCGGCCGCTGTATCGACAAGGTCAGCGAGCAGGAATGGGAGCTGGCCGACTTGTTGCTCGCCACTGACGGCGAATTCGGTGCCACTGCCGAGCTGGCGGCGCGGCTCGACGAGGCCAAGAAGACCCGCGGACTGCGCGTTCAAGGCGTGCTCATCGGCGATCGCGAGACCATCGGCCTGCTCGAAATTGCCGACGATATTTTCTGGGTGCGCGACTGGCGCCGTTATGGTGCCTCCGATGCCGACTCGCCGGTGCATTCCAAGAGCCTCACCTCCATCTATTTTCCCGGCGCGCTGCGTACGCCCGAAAACCGTGACTCGACACGAACCGGCTCCGATGCGTCGGCCGCATTGCGCGCCGGGGAACGCAACCGTGTGCCGCGAAAGGACCCGAAATCATGA